A segment of the Phycisphaerae bacterium genome:
TACTCGAAGGAGCGTTCATCCCACTTGGCCCGATAGCCGACGATACGCGGCTTTTCTCGAGGGTAGTCCATGAACTGAATCTCGGCCACAGGCAGAACTTCCACCGCACCGCTGCCTGCGGCGAGCAGGGATAGATTGAACTCGCGGCCTTCGACGAACTGTTCGGCGAACACATCGCCCCATTGTTCGGATGCACGCTGCAGCGCCGCATCAACTTGTTTCAGGCTATCGACACGGATAATCGAATTATCATCCACGCCGACGGAAGCATCTTCCCAGACGGGCTTGATGATACAGGTTGCCGGGACAGACAAATCGCATGGCGACGTTCCGCTGCGCAGCCGCCAGGCTGGCGTCGGGATGCCCCCCTGAACCAGCCACGACTTGGCCAGTGGTTTGTTGGTCGTGAGAAAGCCCGCAGCACTTCCACTTCCGGTGAAAGGCAACCTCCGGGCCTCGAGTAACGCCGGGACGAATGAGATGAACCTCCCCGATCCCCCAGCGGACTCCACGAGGTTAAACAGCAGATCAACCCTGGCGGATTCGAGTTGCTGCGAGAGTCCTTCAAGATCGAGACCCACGGCCATGCGCTGCACGCGGTGCCCGAGCTTGGCCAAGGCGCTTTCGACAAGGTCCGCCTGATGCAGCCCGTCCGCCTCGTCCGGCCGACTGGCGTCAGTGACGACATCGTGCAGGATTACCACGTTCATGCCGGCGCCGCCACCGCCGCAGCACGAACAGCGCGGCCGTCGCTCGGAATGCGCTGCATGGCGGAACGGACGATTCTGTCGATCAGCTCGTGGTAGGGCATTCCGACTGCCGTGCAAAGCATGGGCAGGTCAGAATGCGTGGGATGCAACCCGGGCAGTGGATTCACCTCGAGCAGATGGAGCGAGCCCGCTGCATCGGCGCGCAGATCGACCCGGCCGCCGTCTCGGCAGCCCAAAGCCCTCCAAGCGGCAATGGCGATCGATTCAGCGTCCTCTGCGATCGATCGCGGCGCCAGCGCGTACCGGCAAAGCTCTTCGCAGCGCTCCTTGTTCACATAGGTGCAGGCGTGGTCCTCGGCACCGGCAAGCAGCTCGACCTCCAGCGTGCCGACCGCGCGAGTCTGCCGTCCCGTTCCCGTAACGCCCACGGTGAATTCCCGCCCGGAGAGAAAGCTCTCTACCAGCGCAGGCTGATGCAGGTCGCGAATGATCCGCCGGCAAACACGGCGCAACTCATCCATATTGCTGACGCGCGACGTTCCGTCGATTCCCTTGGACGTTCCTTCCGCGATGGGCTTGACGAAAAGCGGATACGGCAAGTCGACATGATCCACATCCGCCTCGTCACTTACCTCCGCAAAAGGAGCCGTGGGCAATCCGCAATCCCGAAGGACACGCTTGGTCAAGCCCTTGTGCAGCGTCAGAGATGAGGTGAGCGGGTCGGAAAAGGTGTAAGGAATCTCGAATGCATCCAGAAGCCCGGGAATCTGCGCCTCGCGTCCGAAGCCACGGAGCCCTTCGGCGATGTTGAACACGAGTTCCCAGCGATCGCCGGATACGAGGCGCGCGGCCAATTCACGAACATGGCCGATGCGATCCACGTCATGTCCGAGCGATTCCAGCGCGGACTGCAACTCGTCGATCGTTTCCCCGCGATCGAACTCGGCCGTTTCTTCCTCGCTGTAGCCCGCGGCAAGGTATGCGTCACGCAGATCGTAGGTAAGCCCGATTTTCATCGCATGATGTCCCGGTGCGCAGCTCCGCGTAGAGCTGGGCGTGCCATCGGTCGGCGTCTTCGCGACGCATGTCCAGAACCTGAAGTATGGTGCTGCCCGGCGGAATGACTTCCTTCGGACAAGCATCCGAAACGCCGTCAATGCCCCGCTCGGTGTACGTGTAGGGGAACAGGCGACAGACAATCGGCCTGATTTCCAAGGACAATACGCATCCCTCCGGGCCGAGGAATCCGCAATCGCCGGAAGAATGGCGCTTGAGCACGGGACGCGTTCCATCGGGCCGGAATGCCCATTTCAACCAGTTGGGGTCGTCGTCCTGATCGAGATAGGCCGGATTGTCCGGAGCCTTGTGCTCCCAGAAATCCTCCCGGCCGGTCTGCTCGGCGATTCGCTGCCTATCGCCGACGGTGACAAGGACTTCGCACTCCTGGCAACACGTCTTTCCCATCCGGGCGTGCAAGGCACAGCCCCAGAGCTGCGAACCGCCGCTTTCGTTAGCCACGGGACACCTGCGTTTCCGGATCGTAATACCTGAACGTCTTCCCCTCGTAATTCCGCAACACGACAAACTCCCCATCGCGCCCGGCCAGTGTCTCAGGATAAATGGGAATCTTTCCGCCGCCGCCGGGAGCGTCCACGACAAACGTCGGGACGGCATACCCGGTTACGTAGCCGCGCAGTCCGGAGACGATCTCGAGTCCCTTCTCGATCGGCGTCCGCAGGTGGGCGGAGCCGGCAATGGGGTCGCACTGGTAGATGTAGTATGGGCGGACGCGAATGCGAAGCAGTCCGAGGACGAGCCGCTTCATGGTGTCCACATCGTCGTTTACACCACGGGTCAGAACGATCTGCGCCCCAAGGGGAATTCCGGCGTCCGCCAGCCTCCCGCAGGCCCGGGCCACTTCGGGCGTGATTTCGCTGGGGTGCATGAAGTGGATACTCAGCCAGAACGGGTGGTAACGCCGAAGCATGTTACACAGTGCCGGCGTTATCCGCTGCGGCAACACCACAGGGATCTTGGATCCGATGCGCAAGAATTCGACGTGCTGAATATCGTGCAATCGCGACAGAATCCACTCGATGCGGTCGTCGCTCATCGTCAGCGGATCGCC
Coding sequences within it:
- a CDS encoding D-alanine--D-alanine ligase gives rise to the protein MNVVILHDVVTDASRPDEADGLHQADLVESALAKLGHRVQRMAVGLDLEGLSQQLESARVDLLFNLVESAGGSGRFISFVPALLEARRLPFTGSGSAAGFLTTNKPLAKSWLVQGGIPTPAWRLRSGTSPCDLSVPATCIIKPVWEDASVGVDDNSIIRVDSLKQVDAALQRASEQWGDVFAEQFVEGREFNLSLLAAGSGAVEVLPVAEIQFMDYPREKPRIVGYRAKWDERSFEYHATPRRFEFPSSDGPLLERLRDLARGCWRLFDLRGYARVDFRVDEHGRAWVLEVNMNPCISPDAGFMAAAQQGGLSSEKVIERVVAAAVVLPTRQDETRHA
- a CDS encoding D-alanine--D-alanine ligase, which produces MKIGLTYDLRDAYLAAGYSEEETAEFDRGETIDELQSALESLGHDVDRIGHVRELAARLVSGDRWELVFNIAEGLRGFGREAQIPGLLDAFEIPYTFSDPLTSSLTLHKGLTKRVLRDCGLPTAPFAEVSDEADVDHVDLPYPLFVKPIAEGTSKGIDGTSRVSNMDELRRVCRRIIRDLHQPALVESFLSGREFTVGVTGTGRQTRAVGTLEVELLAGAEDHACTYVNKERCEELCRYALAPRSIAEDAESIAIAAWRALGCRDGGRVDLRADAAGSLHLLEVNPLPGLHPTHSDLPMLCTAVGMPYHELIDRIVRSAMQRIPSDGRAVRAAAVAAPA